Part of the Ruegeria sp. AD91A genome, CTTCTCGCGCGTCATTTCCGCGGCGATCATGCGCAGGGGCAGATCGGCGATCTGGTCTTCGGGATAGAGCCAGGGGCCTTCAGGCAGTTCAGAGGCCAGCCACTTGCGCAGGTCTTCGACACCGTGGCCCTTTTCAGCAGAGATCATGAAGGTTTCGGCAAACGGGTAGCGTGCGTTCAGGTCACTGGTCAGCGCCAGCAGCTTTTCGGACGGCACCTTGTCGATCTTGTTGATCGCCAACGCGATTGTGCGGCCCTGCCCGATCTCTTCCAGACCTTCGAGAATGCGTTCAACCCCTTCGGTGATACCACGATGCGCTTCAACCATCAGGACAACGACGTCCGCATCTGCGGCCCCGCCCCATGCAGCAGCTACCATGGCGCGATCCAGGCGGCGGCGGGGTTTGAACAGGCCGGGCGTGTCGACGAAGACCAGTTGCGCATCGCCTTCCATCGCCACTCCGCGGATACGCGCGCGGGTGGTCTGAACCTTATGCGTCACGATCGAAACCTTGGCCCCGACCATGCGGTTCAGCAGAGTTGACTTGCCCGCATTGGGCTCTCCGATCAGGGCGATAAATCCGGCGCGTGTGGTCATGAGTCTGGCAATCCTGTTTGCAAGTGCGCACCCCTATAGCAGAAAGCTTCGACGGGCCAGAGGGATTTGTCGCATTGCGGCCATGCGGTTTCGATGTCAGATGAACGCAGACGCCCAGCCATTCCCAGCCCGGCATCAAATCCGTTCAGTGAGGTTTTCATGAAACGTCGCGAGTTTCTTCTTGGAAGCAGCGCCGCTGCAAGTGTTT contains:
- the era gene encoding GTPase Era — its product is MTTRAGFIALIGEPNAGKSTLLNRMVGAKVSIVTHKVQTTRARIRGVAMEGDAQLVFVDTPGLFKPRRRLDRAMVAAAWGGAADADVVVLMVEAHRGITEGVERILEGLEEIGQGRTIALAINKIDKVPSEKLLALTSDLNARYPFAETFMISAEKGHGVEDLRKWLASELPEGPWLYPEDQIADLPLRMIAAEMTREKLTLRLHQELPYQLTVETENWEERKDGSAKIDQVIYVMRDGHKGIVLGKKGETIKAVSQAARAELEEFLDRKIHLFLQVKVRPNWLEESERYSEMGLDFKDGNA